One genomic window of Hymenobacter sp. J193 includes the following:
- a CDS encoding maleylpyruvate isomerase N-terminal domain-containing protein has translation MEPIPTIHLFPVLDEHLLALLRGLRPEQWELSTVAPKWRVRDVALHLLDGNLRALSMLRDGYFGQAPASTDYAGIVQFLDELNHSWVQAGQRLSPAVITWLLELSGPEYCRLLASLDPQAPAAFSVAWAGEQESRNWFHVARDYTEKWHHQQQIRQAVGEEQALLTAELYHPFLQTCLRAWRWHYRHVAAPEGTQVSLHITGEGGGYWQLRRATSTWELAESEATEPVARITLAGPVAWRLFTKSLPRAAAEQYVLLEGDRALTEPFFSLLTIMG, from the coding sequence ATGGAGCCTATTCCGACCATTCACCTCTTTCCGGTGCTGGATGAGCACCTGCTGGCGCTGCTGCGCGGCCTGCGCCCCGAGCAATGGGAGCTGTCTACCGTCGCGCCCAAGTGGCGGGTGCGCGACGTGGCCCTGCATCTGCTCGACGGCAACCTGCGCGCCCTTTCCATGCTCCGCGACGGGTACTTCGGGCAGGCTCCGGCCTCTACGGACTACGCGGGCATTGTGCAATTTCTGGATGAGCTGAACCACAGCTGGGTGCAGGCCGGCCAGCGCCTCAGCCCGGCCGTGATTACCTGGCTGCTGGAGCTGTCGGGGCCGGAGTACTGCCGGCTGCTGGCCTCGCTCGATCCGCAGGCGCCGGCCGCATTTTCGGTGGCCTGGGCCGGTGAGCAGGAATCCCGAAACTGGTTTCATGTAGCCCGCGACTACACCGAAAAGTGGCACCACCAGCAGCAGATCCGGCAGGCAGTAGGCGAGGAGCAGGCCCTGCTAACGGCTGAGCTATATCATCCGTTTCTGCAAACCTGCCTGCGCGCCTGGCGCTGGCACTACCGCCACGTAGCCGCCCCCGAAGGCACGCAGGTAAGTCTGCACATTACGGGAGAAGGCGGTGGGTACTGGCAATTGCGTCGCGCAACGAGCACCTGGGAGCTGGCAGAATCCGAGGCCACGGAGCCAGTAGCGCGCATCACCTTGGCAGGGCCGGTAGCCTGGCGGCTGTTCACCAAAAGTCTGCCCCGGGCCGCTGCCGAGCAGTACGTGCTCTTGGAAGGTGACCGGGCGTTGACCGAGCCATTCTTCAGCCTGCTCACGATTATGGGGTGA
- the trmB gene encoding tRNA (guanosine(46)-N7)-methyltransferase TrmB, whose product MGCGKGEYTVGLAARYPERNFLGLDIKGERIWRGSTRAREQELTNVGFLRTQALTLLAHFAPGELSEIWITFPDPRPRLGDAKRRLTAPRFLDLYQRVLRPGGLVHLKTDSEALFDYSLETVQARPGATVLAHTKDLYATPELLPHAEDIQTHYERRYRSEGIPIKYLQFQLS is encoded by the coding sequence ATGGGCTGCGGCAAGGGCGAATATACCGTGGGGCTGGCCGCCCGCTACCCCGAGCGCAATTTCCTGGGCCTCGATATCAAGGGTGAAAGAATCTGGCGGGGGAGCACCCGCGCCCGGGAGCAGGAGCTTACCAACGTGGGTTTCCTGCGCACCCAGGCCCTCACGCTGTTGGCGCATTTTGCCCCGGGCGAGCTAAGCGAAATCTGGATTACCTTCCCCGACCCGCGCCCCCGCCTCGGCGACGCCAAGCGCCGCCTCACCGCCCCGCGCTTTCTGGATCTGTACCAGCGGGTGCTGCGCCCCGGCGGCCTGGTACACCTCAAAACCGACAGCGAAGCCCTGTTCGACTACTCCCTGGAAACCGTGCAGGCACGGCCCGGAGCCACGGTGCTGGCTCATACCAAGGATTTGTACGCCACGCCCGAACTGCTGCCCCACGCCGAAGACATCCAGACGCATTACGAGCGGCGCTACCGCAGTGAGGGTATTCCGATTAAGTATCTGCAGTTTCAGCTAAGCTAA
- a CDS encoding folylpolyglutamate synthase/dihydrofolate synthase family protein: MNYEETLAYLYTQLPMFQRVGAAAHTKSLANIEALMEAMGHPERQFRSVHVAGTNGKGSSSHWLAAVLQAAGYKVGLYTSPHLREFTERVKLDGQELPADYLVDWVARWQPVFEQLQPSFFEMTVALAFQYFAEQQVDIAIIEVGLGGRLDSTNIIHPLVSLITNISFDHMALLGNTLPEIAAEKAGIIKRGVPVVISQYQSEVAEVFRRKAAEESAPIVFAADEYAVELVREPAFDEEEQSVRAVRRADGSSVEYTLGLVGDYQRLNLPGVLASVDELRRQSFTISDEALQTGLRKVRELTGLHGRWTILGRSPLIICDTGHNEAGLGMVMAQLARVPRRQLHLVLGTVNDKDVPHMLAQLPAEATYYFCQASIPRALPASELAAQAAAAGLRGTPFGTVPAAVQAARAAAQADDVIFIGGSTFVVAEIPEL; encoded by the coding sequence ATGAATTACGAAGAAACCCTGGCCTACCTCTACACTCAGCTGCCCATGTTTCAGCGGGTAGGCGCGGCGGCTCACACTAAGAGTCTGGCCAACATCGAGGCGCTGATGGAAGCTATGGGCCACCCCGAGCGGCAGTTCCGGAGCGTGCACGTAGCGGGTACCAACGGCAAGGGCAGTTCCTCACACTGGCTGGCGGCGGTGCTGCAGGCGGCGGGCTATAAAGTAGGCTTGTATACCTCGCCCCACCTGCGGGAGTTCACGGAACGCGTGAAGCTGGACGGCCAGGAACTGCCCGCCGACTACCTAGTGGACTGGGTGGCGCGCTGGCAGCCCGTGTTTGAGCAGCTGCAGCCCTCATTTTTCGAAATGACGGTGGCCCTGGCGTTCCAGTACTTCGCCGAGCAGCAGGTGGATATAGCCATCATTGAAGTAGGCCTGGGTGGGCGGCTGGATTCCACCAACATCATCCACCCGCTGGTGTCGCTCATCACCAACATCAGCTTCGACCACATGGCGCTGCTGGGTAATACGCTGCCCGAAATTGCCGCCGAAAAAGCTGGCATCATCAAGCGCGGCGTGCCCGTCGTTATCAGCCAGTACCAATCCGAGGTGGCCGAGGTGTTCCGCCGGAAAGCCGCCGAGGAAAGCGCGCCCATTGTCTTTGCCGCCGATGAATACGCGGTAGAATTGGTGCGCGAGCCGGCCTTTGATGAGGAAGAGCAGTCGGTGCGCGCAGTACGCCGTGCCGACGGAAGTAGTGTCGAGTACACCCTGGGCCTGGTAGGCGACTACCAGCGCCTGAACCTGCCCGGCGTGCTGGCTTCGGTGGACGAGTTGCGCCGCCAGAGCTTCACCATTTCCGACGAGGCGCTGCAAACCGGCCTACGCAAGGTGCGGGAGCTAACCGGCCTGCACGGGCGCTGGACCATACTGGGCCGCAGTCCGCTCATCATCTGCGACACGGGCCACAACGAGGCTGGCCTGGGTATGGTGATGGCGCAACTGGCCCGCGTGCCGCGCCGGCAGCTGCACTTGGTCCTGGGCACCGTCAACGACAAGGACGTGCCTCACATGCTGGCCCAACTGCCCGCCGAGGCCACCTACTATTTCTGTCAGGCCAGCATTCCAAGAGCCTTACCGGCCTCGGAGCTGGCGGCGCAGGCTGCCGCCGCCGGGCTGCGGGGCACTCCCTTTGGCACCGTGCCCGCCGCCGTGCAGGCCGCCCGCGCCGCCGCGCAGGCCGATGACGTCATCTTTATTGGTGGCAGTACCTTCGTTGTGGCTGAAATCCCCGAGCTGTAA